A genome region from Manihot esculenta cultivar AM560-2 chromosome 5, M.esculenta_v8, whole genome shotgun sequence includes the following:
- the LOC110615186 gene encoding uncharacterized protein LOC110615186 isoform X1, whose protein sequence is MGSLESALTLKRDSLLRSASAGRSERYPFLLRPRSRFSRFLLSKKLDYLQWICMVAVFLFFVVIFQMFLPGSVIEKSQDSIKLLDMVSGDLLYLKQMGSFDFGEDIKFEPLKLMEKFEKEAREVNVSSTFNITQHRFGYRKPQLALVFADLLADPQQLLMVTVATALQEIGYTIQVFSVEDGPAHAIWTSIGVPVSISPTNNSMEIAVDWLIFDGILVNSLEAKVALSCFMQEPFKSIPLIWTIHERILAVRSRQYTANGQIALVNDWKRYFNRATVVVFPNYFLPMMYSAFDAGNHYVIPGSPAPVWEANAMAALYKDNVRVKMGYGPDYVVIAIVGSQFLYRGLWLEHALVLQALLPLFSNFPFSDNTNFHLKIVVLTGNSTSNYSLAVEAIAVNLRYPRGAVKHIAIDRDADNELNAADIVVYGSFHEEQSFPEILLKAMCIGKPIIAPDLYMIRKHVDDRVNGFLFPKENIGVLTEIVMQVISNGKLSPLASNVASLGKGAAKNLMVAETLEGYASLLGKVIKFPSEVSLPKAFVQIPSKLKEEWRWHLFGPFFNLTYGDRTLRSSRFLDKVEEQWNHSYGSITSNDESFSYEIWKEEKENEILNVRKRREEEELKDRSDQPHGTWEEVYRGAKRADRSRNDLHERDEGELERTGQPLCIYEPYFGQGTWSFLHLSSLYRGVGLSTKGRRPGTDDVDGPSRLPLLSNPYYRDILGEYGAFFAIANRIDRIHKNAWIGFQSWRATARKASLSRTAEKALLDAIQTRRHEDTLYFWVRMDMDPRNQLQQDFWSFCDAINAGNCKSAFSEAFRNMYGVEQNLDYLPPMPGDGDTWSVMLSWALPTRSFLEFVMFSRMFVDALDAHMYDAHHQSGHCYLSLSKDKHCYSRVLELLINVWAYHSARHMVYINPETGLMQEQHKMKSRRGKMWVKWFSYTTLKSMDEDLAEEADSDHPKRRWLWPSTGEVIWQGVFEKERNLRNRQKEKKKQQSKDKLSRMRRKRHQKVIGKYVKPPPEDIDNSNSTTLTSVFL, encoded by the exons ATGGGTTCTCTGGAGTCTGCGCTTACGTTGAAGAGGGATAGTCTTCTTCGCTCTGCTTCAGCTGGTAGAAGCGAGAGATATCCCTTTTTGCTGAGACCCAGATCGAGATTTTCCCGTTTCTTGCTTTCCAAGAAGCTTGATTACCTCCAATGGATTTGCATGGTGGCAGTGTTTCTCTTCTTTGTGGTTATTTTCCAGATGTTTTTGCCTGGTTCTGTGATAGAGAAATCACAGGATTCGATAAAACTGCTGGACATGGTATCTGGGGATTTGTTGTATTTGAAGCAGATGGGCAGCTTTGATTTTGGAGAAGACATCAAATTCGAGCCTTTAAAGCTTATGGAGAAATTTGAAAAGGAAGCTAGAGAGGTCAATGTGTCATCTACTTTCAATATAACACAGCATCGTTTCGGGTATAGGAAACCCCAGCTCGCATTG GTGTTTGCCGATCTGTTGGCGGATCCACAGCAGCTGCTGATGGTGACTGTTGCAACCGCATTGCAGGAGATTGGCTATACAATCCag GTTTTTTCAGTTGAAGATGGTCCTGCACATGCTATATGGACGAGCATAGGAGTCCCAGTCTCCATTTCCCCGACCAACAACAGCATGGAGATTGCTGTTGATTGGCTAAT TTTTGATGGCATACTTGTGAACTCATTGGAAGCCAAGGTTGCATTGTCTTG ttttatgcAGGAGCCTTTCAAGTCCATACCTCTTATATGGACCATACATGAAAGAATACTTGCTGTTCGTTCAAGACAGTACACTGCGAATGGGCAAATAGCGCTTGTGAATGACTGGAAAAGATATTTCAACCGTGCTACAGTAGTGGTCTTCCCAAATTATTTCCTGCCG ATGATGTACTCTGCATTTGATGCTGGAAACCATTATGTTATTCCGGGTTCTCCTGCTCCAGTATGGGAAGCGAATGCTATGGCAGCATTATACAAAGATAATGTGCGTGTGAAAATGGGTTATGGACCTGATTATGTTGTCATTGCAATTGTAGGAAGCCAATTTCTGTACAGGGGTTTGTGGCTGGAGCATGCACTTGTTTTGCAGGCTTTATTACCACTTTTCTCTAACTTCCCATTTAGCGATAATACAAATTTTCATCTCAAAATCGTTGTTTTAACTGGGAATTCAACCAGTAATTACAGTCTGGCTGTTGAG GCAATTGCTGTTAATTTGCGTTATCCAAGAGGTGCTGTAAAGCATATAGCTATTGATAGGGATGCTGACAATGAGCTAAATGCAGCTGACATTGTGGTATATGGGTCCTTCCATGAGGAGCAATCTTTTCCAGAAATTTTGTTAAAAGCCATGTGCATTGGAAAGCCTATCATAGCCCCAGATCTCTATATGATTAGGAAACAT gTTGATGACAGGGTCAATGGTTTTCTTTTTCCTAAGGAGAATATCGGGGTTCTTACCGAGATTGTAATGCAAGTTATTTCAAATGGAAAATTATCCCCTTTAGCTTCCAATGTTGCTTCACTAGGAAAAGGTGCTGCTAAAAACCTGATGGTTGCAGAAACCCTTGAAGGTTATGCTTCTCTGCTTGGAAAAGTTATCAAATTCCCATCAGAAGTTTCTCTTCCTAAAGCTTTTGTGCAAATTCCTTCCAAATTGAAAGAAGAATGGCGCTGGCATCTATTTGGACCATTTTTCAATTTGACATATGGAGATAGAACTTTGAGAAGTTCCAGATTCTTAGACAAGGTCGAGGAGCAGTGGAACCACAGCTATGGTTCTATAACTTCTAATGATGAATCATTCTCATATGAAATttggaaagaagagaaagaaaatgagatccTTAATGTAAGaaagagaagagaggaagaagaG CTCAAAGATCGAAGTGATCAACCTCATGGTACATGGGAGGAAGTATATCGAGGTGCCAAAAGGGCTGATAGATCTAGAAATGATTTACATGAAAGGGATGAAGGGGAACTTGAGAGGACAGGCCAGCCATTGTGCATTTATGAACCATACTTTGGGCAAggaacctggtctttccttcaCCTTAGTTCACTGTATCGTGGAGTAGGGTTG TCCACAAAAGGTAGAAGACCTGGGACTGATGATGTTGATGGACCCTCTCGTCTACCACTTCTTAGCAATCCATACTATAGGGACATCCTTGGTGAATATGGAGCTTTTTTTGCTATTGCAAATCGAATTGACCGTATTCACAAGAATGCTTGGATAGGGTTTCAGTCTTGGAGGGCAACAGCAAGGAAG GCATCTTTATCTCGGACTGCTGAAAAGGCATTATTAGATGCTATTCAAACACGACGGCATGAGGATACACTCTACTTTTGGGTACGCATGGACATGGATCCAAGAAATCAGTTGCAACAAGATTTTTGGTCATTTTGTGATGCTATTAATGCTGGAAATTGCAA GTCAGCATTTTCTGAGGCATTTAGGAATATGTATGGTGTTGAGCAAAATTTGGATTATTTACCACCTATGCCCGGTGATGGGGATACATGGTCTGTCATGCTGAGTTGGGCTTTGCCAACGAGGTCCTTCCTGGAGTTTGTGATGTTCTCAAG AATGTTTGTCGATGCATTGGATGCTCATATGTATGATGCGCACCACCAGAGTGGTCATTGTTATCTGAGTTTATCGaag GATAAGCATTGCTACTCACGAGTTCTTGAGCTGCTCATAAACGTCTGGGCATACCACAGTGCGAGGCACATGGTGTATATAAACCCTGAGACTGGCTTGATGCAAGAGCAGCACAAAATGAAGAGCAGGAGAGGCAAAATGTGGGTCAAATGGTTTTCATACACCACCCTAAAGAGCATGGATGAAGACTTGGCTGAAGAGGCAGATTCTGACCACCCTAAGAGAAGATGGTTGTGGCCGTCAACGGGAGAGGTCATCTGGCAAGGCGTGTTTGAGAAAGAAAGGAATCTTCGAAATCgacagaaagagaagaagaagcaacAGAGCAAGGACAAACTCAGCAGGATGAGGAGAAAACGCCACCAAAAGGTAATAGGGAAGTATGTAAAGCCCCCACCAGAGGATATAGATAATTCAAACTCAACAACATTAACGTCAGTGTTTTTGTAG